The genomic DNA TTTACCAGGATAAATGGTTAATGGTGAGCttacaagcaggaagcagggtGTGGATGAGGGCTGAAGAAGACTCTCCCACCACGAGCACTCCTGTGATAGCAAGGATGCTGGGGAGTCCATTTGGACCACATGAGCAAAGGGGAGGGTTGGTATAATGAGATCAGGCTCCCTGGTGGCCGCAGACCGGGAAACAGTTCAGGCTGGGGAGTCTGATGGCATGTGAGAATGAGTTAGACTGGGGCTGCGTGTGCTGTTGGCGGCTGACATCTGACACGGGCTCCCGGGCACAGAAGCACTCTAGCTGTAGGCCTGGGCTGCAGCATTAGACTCCAGAGTGGAAGACTGAAAACAGATGGAGACTTACCACCCTCAGGCTTGTGGTAAGGCTGAAGTGTGGGACACTCCAACTTCGGGCAGAGAAACAGAGTCagatgcagggatggaacccaggtcagGGAGGAAACATCAAGGAGCTGGACCTTGGTAGCCTCACAGGCCCCAGGGGCCGCCCTAAGTCAGCTTGCAGTGAAGATGCTGCAGAGACGAGCTTCCTAGCAGAAGTGAGTTGGTGAAGGTGGACTAGCAGGCCTGTGATATTTTGGATAGAGAGTCGAGCCTTTGATAGATGAACAGCAATAATAGCAACCAGTGTTTATGTAGTACTGAGTGCTTAGAACACTAAGTACTCTTCTAGGTGTTTTACATAACGTgcgtacgtgctaagtcacttcagtggtgtctctCCCAGCacctttcttttagtttttttatctttttactatTAAGTGAAAAgttctttacattctttttttttttctaattaaaaaaattgtatttacttaGAAGCATTCAGAATGTCAACAAAACAGctgcaactttttttctttttctttttttgcaattaCAGAGTGGTATTCAGTTAACAGAACAACAATTATTCATAGAAGCTGCATCAGACAACTGAAGATGAAAAAACTACCATCCCCATATATAACTAATTTGTGCTGTGCACCAACAAGAACCTGCTTTCAATTTCCATGCCAATTTACAACCCCCATACTGTGCCAGGCAAGGTTAGTGGCTATTGAAAATACCACCAGGACAGGGCTATCTAAAGACACATTCGGTAGTGTGTTAACGATACAAAAAAAGACACTGtacagtttaaaaacaaatcttaCCCAGCcttacatttcaatttttttttctttaaaaggagtGAGTTGTGTACAGGGGGGTTAAATGCTGtatagacaagaaaaaaaaaactgcgcTAGAACCAACttattcatcatcatcatcttcttctttctcctcatcctcttcatcttcctcctcttccttctttttcttgcctttttcagcCTTGGCAACGCCCTTTTTCGCTGCATCAGGCTTCCCTTTAGCTCGGTATGCAGCAAtatccttttcatacttttccttCAGCTTAGCAGCCTTCTTCTCATAAGGCTGCTTGTCATCCGCAGCAGTGTTATTCCACATCTGTCCCAGTTTCTTTGCAACATCACCAACGGACAGGCCAGGATGTTCGCCTTTGATTTTTGGACGATACTcagaacaaaacaagaaaaaggccGAAGGAGGCCTCTTGGGTGCATTGGGATCCTTGAACTTCTTTTCTGTTTCCCCTTTAGGAGggatataagttttcatttctctttcataaCGGGCCTTGTCCGCCTTGGCCATGTCTTcagattttcctttctctttagcaGACATGGTCTTCCACCTCTCTGAGCACTTCTTAGAAAACTCTGAGAAGTTGACTGAAGCATCCGGGTGCTTCTTCTTGCGCTCCTCCCGGCAAGTTTGCACAAAGAATGCATATGATGACATTTTGCCTCTCGGCTTCTTAGGATCTCCTTTGCCCATGATTAATTATTTTTCCTCCGCGAGGCACAGAGTCGCCCAGTGCCCGTCCGGCTCTCACTTGCCCCGGCGCTGTCTCTATGGAGCTCAATGTACTGCAATGGCTGTGAGAGCGGG from Ovis aries strain OAR_USU_Benz2616 breed Rambouillet chromosome 7, ARS-UI_Ramb_v3.0, whole genome shotgun sequence includes the following:
- the LOC101112330 gene encoding high mobility group protein B1-like — its product is MGKGDPKKPRGKMSSYAFFVQTCREERKKKHPDASVNFSEFSKKCSERWKTMSAKEKGKSEDMAKADKARYEREMKTYIPPKGETEKKFKDPNAPKRPPSAFFLFCSEYRPKIKGEHPGLSVGDVAKKLGQMWNNTAADDKQPYEKKAAKLKEKYEKDIAAYRAKGKPDAAKKGVAKAEKGKKKKEEEEDEEDEEKEEDDDDE